The genomic segment ttatcttatcttttttGAGTTAATCGtataatacgtttttttttataatctatTAAATAAAGGTGGTTGAGTAAAAATAGAATATGTAGAAGTATTAGTATTAGTCATAGAagtaataagtaataataaagTAATAGATGTTTGTAGTGGACTCGAGCCTCACTACATATAAACGCACTTACTTCtatttttttaacatgtaaatCCCTGAAACAGAGGTAAACATGTTGATGTGGTAACAGTCTCCACTAAAGGGCAGCCTTGATGTCAACTGGTTGATTTGATGACATCAGTTCAGTCGAGGTCAGATGCAGGTTTGGAAAACTCTCTGTGTTGACCCTCGGtttcacaaagaaacacaattaCTACTGATTTCATACAAAGATCTACAGCAGCAACCGATCACAACCTACACTGAGCAGGGAGATATTCTGTCCCCAGCCACTGGAGGGCTTCCCGGAGCTGCgtccacacagaaacacagagtgtCAGTAAGCCTCTGCTTATCTGATCGGATCCCAACAACCCTGTGCTTACAGACAGCTAAAGAGCGAGGAGCTGTGGTCGTCAGGGAGCCCTGGGTGGAGCAGGACAGCCATGGGAGGGTCAAGTACGCTGTGGTTCAGACGGTACGTAAAGACTGACGCACATGAGAGAGTGTCATGTAAATACACACGTGAAACTGGAAATGATTAATTATTGTGTCAATATTTGGTCCTCAGTATGGagacacgacacacacactcattgaatACCTCGGACCCTACAAAGGCCTTTTCTTGCCCGGCTACAGAGAGCCTCTTTTCAGGGATCCTCTGTTAGCCACACTGTGAGTCAATAACATTTTACTATCACAAAAAACGTAAACAAAATTCAATCATATCAATCATTGTAAAACTCTACTCAGAGTATATGTAGCAATACTACAATGTCAAATACTCAAATTACTacttaatatattaaaatattacattaggttaatattcatattttagtaTTACTATTAGGCTAACTTCACCCATTACCCATGGCTATAAaagtaatcaatcaatcaatcaatcaatcaatcaatcaatcaatcaatcaatcaatcaatcaaagccAAGGAAAGAATGTATGTTTCCatgtatgtgttattttgtttactaataatatgttttgttttcacttggtgttactttttcttctgattttgttatttttcaagtAGTAGAGTGAATTTACTTAGTTACTTATCACCACAAGTGTACTGGTCTAATTGGGCCTTACCTGGTGGAAAGTATAACGCTCGGTTGTTATAAATTGCATAGTGACTCAATAATGAATACGTTTCCAGAGTGTTTTTTGATTTCACACTCAAACTAAAACtggtcttttaaaaaaataatttcagtgtttttctatcTTCACAGTCCACCAGGAGGTTTGAACTTCATTGATCATGTTGTGGGAAACCAGCCAGACGACCAGATGGTGCCAATTTCGGACTGGTAAGGCTCCTGATTGAGCGCACGTACACACTGGACGGTCAGTGGGGGACACACGGGGGCAAGATGAAAAGCAAACAATCCACCTCTGTCTCAGGGTCAAACCTGACATCACTGGTCAGCGACTGGAGAGGACACATTCATTTCCACATAAGTCCCAGTTAGCTTATCATcaaatcctctgctgctctccaaACTCCAGGTATCAGAAATGTCTGATGTTCCACCGGTTCTGGTCAATAGATGACAAGCAGATACATACACACTACAGTTCACTGAGGTCCATAGTGGTGTCCAACTATGAGGAAACCATCAAGATGCCCATCAATGAGCCGGCCATGGGGAAGAAGAAGTCACAGATTCAGGTTTGACGTCAGCTCATTTCATCAATGCAGCTCATTAAACATTCATCGCAGCAGTTACTTCAGTTAACTAGTCCTCGGGGGTCCACATGAGGGGCCCCAGCACAATAAGTTCTCATTTTATCCATGGGTCCAGCTTGTTGTGGTTTGTGACATTAGAAATCGGGACACATCCTGGTTTACAGCTCTGCCTCAGTGGCATTGTCGGTCATGTCCCTCTTGTCCCTCTGCACAGGAATATGTGGACTATAACGGTGGGGCAGGTGTTCAGCACATCGCCCTCAACACGTCAAACATCATCCAAGCTGTGAGTTTCCCCCCCAAACGTTTAATCATCACATCCTCCCCTACATCTACAAGCAGAGGCAGGtataacgttttttttctttctcaaaacAGATCGTGAACCTGCGAGCCCGAGGGATGGAGTTCCTCTCAGCGCCCGACAAGTACTACGACATCCTGCGGGCGAATCTCAGCAACGCCAAGATCAAGGTGAAGGAGGACTTGGACCGTTTACAGGTGAGCAAGTGTCAAGTTGCAAATGATTC from the Platichthys flesus chromosome 15, fPlaFle2.1, whole genome shotgun sequence genome contains:
- the hpda gene encoding 4-hydroxyphenylpyruvate dioxygenase → MTSYTDKGEKHERGKFVRFHHLTFWVGNAKQAASFYCDKMGFEPFAYKGLETGSREEVSHAIRQDKIIFVFASALNPGNEEMGEHFIKHGDAVKDIAFQVEDCDFLIKTAKERGAVVVREPWVEQDSHGRVKYAVVQTYGDTTHTLIEYLGPYKGLFLPGYREPLFRDPLLATLPPGGLNFIDHVVGNQPDDQMVPISDWYQKCLMFHRFWSIDDKQIHTHYSSLRSIVVSNYEETIKMPINEPAMGKKKSQIQEYVDYNGGAGVQHIALNTSNIIQAIVNLRARGMEFLSAPDKYYDILRANLSNAKIKVKEDLDRLQELKILVDFDDKGYLLQIFTKPVQDRPTLFLEVIQRNNHFGFGAGNFKSLFEAIEKDQDARGNLTVLTPQGQAKALY